Proteins encoded by one window of Lutibacter sp. A64:
- a CDS encoding tyrosine-type recombinase/integrase: MFVNLRIRKQSKGSKKFFLDIKEDGKKRYYEFLDIKIYKSDSKEVVKDKKNLAELIRSNREIEILTETTNYVPKHLKDVSFFDFADDFIANYKKKDVRMVDASLKHFKDYLDNNDLKVTHITPTIMYGFKDYLIDDCNLSGETPHNYFTRFKKILKSAELKGLLINNPTKNIKFRKVIGDSVLKKQILTTDELGVLVKTKCGNEETKKAFLFACYTGLGLAEIKILTWKNVANGKLTTKREKTKQKVEIKLKDGLLKLIGEKQSKSTPIFNLKNEKGISLSTNAINKCIKNWVERAKIDKHITFYCARHTFACQLLQYGANLKTVADAMGHTSTKSTIKYLNYIENLKDEAIDNLPDINF, translated from the coding sequence ATGTTTGTTAATCTAAGAATTAGAAAGCAAAGCAAAGGGTCTAAAAAATTTTTTCTTGATATTAAGGAGGACGGTAAAAAAAGGTATTACGAGTTTTTAGATATAAAAATATATAAAAGCGACTCTAAAGAGGTTGTAAAAGATAAAAAAAATTTAGCCGAGCTAATTAGGTCTAATAGAGAAATTGAAATACTTACTGAAACTACAAATTATGTCCCTAAACATTTAAAAGATGTTTCTTTTTTCGATTTTGCCGATGATTTTATAGCTAATTATAAAAAAAAGGATGTTAGAATGGTTGACGCATCATTAAAACATTTTAAAGATTATTTAGATAATAATGATTTAAAAGTTACTCATATTACACCTACAATTATGTATGGGTTTAAAGATTATTTGATTGATGATTGTAATTTATCTGGAGAAACACCTCATAATTATTTTACAAGATTTAAAAAAATCTTAAAAAGTGCTGAACTAAAAGGTTTACTAATTAACAACCCAACAAAAAATATTAAATTTAGAAAAGTTATTGGCGATAGTGTTTTAAAAAAACAAATTTTAACTACGGATGAATTAGGTGTGCTGGTTAAAACTAAATGTGGAAACGAAGAAACTAAAAAAGCATTTTTATTTGCGTGTTATACAGGCCTTGGTTTGGCAGAGATAAAAATACTTACTTGGAAAAATGTAGCGAATGGTAAACTCACAACAAAACGAGAAAAAACAAAGCAAAAAGTAGAAATTAAGTTAAAAGATGGATTGCTTAAATTAATTGGAGAAAAGCAGTCTAAATCAACCCCGATTTTTAACCTAAAAAACGAAAAAGGCATCTCGCTTTCTACAAATGCAATTAATAAGTGTATTAAAAATTGGGTTGAAAGGGCTAAAATTGATAAGCATATAACTTTTTATTGCGCGCGACACACTTTTGCATGTCAATTGCTACAATATGGAGCAAATTTAAAAACAGTTGCTGATGCAATGGGACACACTTCAACTAAAAGTACAATTAAGTACTTAAACTACATTGAGAACTTAAAAGACGAAGCTATTGATAACTTACCAGATATAAATTTTTAA
- a CDS encoding MATE family efflux transporter, translated as MYKESNITFKGINKLAIPAIISGIAEPLLSITDTAIVGNINLNPTEALAAVGIAGSFISALVWILAQTRSAISAIVSKYLGAKKLDEITTLPAQIIAINLSLSIVIYIVTLFFVNQIFQMYNAEGLILNYAVDYYKIRAIGFPLTLFVFSAFGVFRGLQNTFWPMIISIIGAVLNVVLDIILVYGVEGFIEPMNVVGAAWASVIAQAVMALLAIILLLKKTPFSYKLKFPFNKEIKNLLSISFNLIIRAVALNVALYLANSYATKYGNQYIAAQTIAFQIWLFFAFFIDGYASVGNIVSGKLLGEKNYPKLWELSGRLSKYSIIVALILTAFCSIFYTQIGIVFSKEQEVLDAFYNIFWIVLLMQPINAVAFVFDGIFKGLAEAVILRNLLLVATFLGFVPTLLIGDFFDLKLYAIWIAFTVWMLLRSGILVVKFRRKYLYKNT; from the coding sequence ATGTACAAAGAATCTAACATTACCTTTAAGGGTATTAATAAATTAGCAATTCCAGCCATAATATCCGGAATTGCAGAACCGCTATTATCTATAACAGATACGGCAATTGTAGGAAACATTAATTTAAATCCAACAGAAGCATTGGCAGCAGTTGGTATTGCAGGCTCATTTATTTCTGCATTAGTTTGGATTTTAGCACAAACCAGATCGGCAATTTCAGCCATTGTAAGTAAATATTTAGGAGCCAAAAAATTAGATGAAATTACAACATTACCCGCTCAAATTATAGCTATAAATTTAAGTTTAAGTATTGTTATTTACATTGTTACTCTATTTTTTGTTAATCAAATTTTTCAAATGTATAATGCAGAAGGTTTAATTTTGAATTATGCAGTAGATTATTATAAAATAAGAGCAATAGGTTTTCCTCTTACACTTTTTGTATTTTCAGCTTTTGGTGTTTTTAGAGGCTTACAGAATACTTTTTGGCCAATGATAATAAGTATAATTGGAGCAGTTTTAAATGTTGTTTTAGATATTATTTTAGTTTATGGTGTTGAAGGTTTTATTGAGCCAATGAATGTAGTAGGGGCTGCCTGGGCAAGTGTAATTGCACAAGCTGTTATGGCGTTATTAGCTATTATTTTATTATTAAAAAAGACACCATTTAGTTATAAATTAAAATTTCCATTTAATAAAGAAATTAAGAATTTACTTTCCATCAGTTTTAACTTAATAATTAGAGCTGTTGCTTTAAATGTTGCTTTGTATTTAGCAAACTCATATGCTACAAAATATGGAAATCAATATATAGCAGCCCAAACTATTGCGTTTCAAATTTGGCTATTTTTTGCTTTTTTTATTGATGGATATGCAAGTGTTGGTAATATAGTTTCTGGAAAATTGTTAGGTGAAAAAAACTATCCTAAATTATGGGAATTAAGCGGTAGACTAAGCAAATATTCAATAATAGTAGCATTAATATTAACCGCTTTTTGTAGTATATTCTATACACAAATTGGAATTGTATTTTCTAAAGAACAAGAAGTGTTAGATGCATTTTATAACATTTTTTGGATAGTGCTCTTAATGCAACCCATTAATGCTGTTGCTTTTGTTTTTGATGGTATATTTAAAGGGTTGGCCGAGGCTGTAATACTTAGAAATTTACTTTTAGTGGCAACTTTTTTAGGGTTTGTACCAACTTTATTAATAGGAGATTTTTTTGATTTAAAACTTTATGCCATTTGGATCGCTTTTACAGTTTGGATGCTGTTAAGGTCTGGTATTTTAGTTGTTAAATTTAGGCGCAAATATTTATATAAAAACACGTAA
- a CDS encoding ribose-phosphate pyrophosphokinase, which produces MGNSQLAPKIFACRQSQVLAQNIADSYGLELGNVKISEFSDGEFQPALVDSVRGRRIFVVGSTFPNSDNLMEMLLILDAAKRASARHITAVIPYFGWARQDRKDQPRVAIGAKLVANLLQAAGATRIMTMDLHADQIQGFFEKPVDHLYASTIFLPYVKSLNLDNITIASPDMGGSKRAYAYSKYLESEVVICYKQRLKANVIDTMELIGEVKDRNVILVDDMIDTGGTLAKAADLMMEKGALSVRAVCTHPILSGNAYEKIENSKLLELIVSDTIPLKRESSKIKVVSCAPLFAGVMHKVQENTSISGQFLM; this is translated from the coding sequence ATGGGAAACAGTCAACTAGCACCAAAAATATTTGCATGCAGACAAAGTCAAGTTTTAGCACAAAATATTGCCGATTCTTACGGACTAGAACTTGGAAATGTTAAAATTTCAGAATTTAGTGATGGTGAATTTCAGCCAGCATTAGTAGATTCCGTTAGAGGAAGGCGGATTTTTGTAGTAGGATCTACATTTCCAAATTCAGACAATTTAATGGAAATGCTTCTAATCTTAGACGCAGCAAAAAGAGCTTCAGCTAGACATATTACTGCTGTTATTCCATATTTTGGTTGGGCAAGACAAGATAGAAAAGACCAGCCTCGTGTTGCAATTGGAGCTAAGCTTGTAGCTAATTTACTACAAGCAGCAGGAGCAACAAGAATTATGACTATGGATTTACACGCTGATCAAATTCAAGGTTTTTTCGAAAAACCAGTAGATCATTTATATGCTTCAACCATATTTTTACCATACGTAAAAAGTCTTAACCTAGACAATATTACCATTGCATCTCCAGACATGGGAGGTTCAAAACGTGCATATGCATATTCTAAATATCTAGAAAGTGAAGTAGTAATTTGCTACAAACAACGCCTAAAAGCAAATGTAATAGATACTATGGAGCTTATTGGTGAAGTAAAAGATAGAAACGTTATTTTAGTTGATGATATGATTGATACCGGAGGAACCCTTGCCAAAGCTGCTGATTTAATGATGGAAAAAGGAGCTTTAAGTGTTAGAGCAGTTTGTACACATCCGATTTTATCGGGTAATGCTTATGAAAAAATTGAAAACTCTAAACTTTTAGAATTAATTGTTTCTGATACAATTCCTTTAAAAAGAGAGAGTTCTAAAATAAAAGTTGTATCTTGCGCGCCTTTGTTCGCAGGTGTAATGCATAAAGTACAAGAAAACACCTCTATAAGCGGGCAATTTTTAATGTAA
- a CDS encoding enoyl-CoA hydratase/isomerase family protein, with product MSNGSLYTHIQNNIATIEFFHEASNSFPSELLERLAKAFNDLSVNKDVHVIILKSEKEKAFCAGASFDELVAITNFEEGKQFFLGFANVLNAMRKCSKLIIGRIQGKVVGGGVGLAAACDYCLATEQAAIKLSELTIGIGPFVIAPAVERKIGVAALSELTIDATSWKNAYWAKAKGLYARVFETISELDTEVEYLALKMASYNPDALKEMKKVLWKGTQNWDALLDKRAEISGKLVLSDFTKKALQKFKK from the coding sequence ATGAGTAATGGAAGTTTATACACACATATTCAAAATAATATTGCAACAATAGAATTTTTTCATGAAGCAAGTAATTCATTTCCAAGTGAATTATTAGAGCGTTTAGCTAAAGCTTTTAATGACTTAAGTGTTAATAAAGATGTACATGTAATTATTTTAAAAAGCGAAAAAGAAAAAGCTTTTTGTGCAGGAGCTTCATTTGATGAATTGGTGGCAATCACTAATTTTGAAGAAGGAAAACAATTTTTTTTAGGATTTGCAAATGTGCTAAATGCTATGAGAAAATGTTCTAAATTAATAATTGGACGTATACAAGGCAAAGTTGTTGGAGGTGGTGTTGGTTTAGCTGCAGCATGTGATTATTGTTTGGCAACAGAACAAGCGGCTATTAAATTATCTGAATTAACAATTGGTATTGGTCCGTTTGTAATTGCCCCAGCCGTAGAACGTAAAATTGGGGTAGCAGCATTAAGCGAATTAACAATAGATGCTACAAGTTGGAAAAATGCCTATTGGGCTAAAGCAAAAGGCTTGTATGCAAGAGTGTTTGAAACCATTTCTGAATTAGATACAGAAGTTGAATATTTAGCGTTAAAAATGGCCTCTTACAATCCAGATGCCTTAAAAGAAATGAAAAAAGTATTGTGGAAAGGCACCCAAAACTGGGATGCTTTATTAGATAAACGTGCCGAAATAAGTGGTAAGTTGGTGCTTTCAGATTTTACTAAAAAAGCACTTCAAAAATTTAAAAAATAA
- a CDS encoding 6-pyruvoyl trahydropterin synthase family protein yields the protein MSKIRITKHFDFETGHALYGYDGKCKNVHGHSYKLSVTVIGTPISDASNVKFGMVIDFGDLKKIVLSEIVDKFDHATVFNKNTPHVELANELEKRGHDVILVDYQPTSEMMLIDFAEKIKNRLPETICLHSLKLQETGSSHAEWFASDNAL from the coding sequence ATGAGTAAAATTAGAATTACAAAACATTTCGATTTTGAAACTGGACACGCTTTGTATGGTTACGATGGAAAATGTAAAAATGTACACGGACATAGTTATAAATTATCTGTAACAGTTATTGGCACGCCAATTAGTGATGCTTCAAACGTAAAATTTGGAATGGTGATTGATTTTGGTGATTTAAAAAAAATAGTACTTTCTGAAATTGTTGATAAATTTGACCATGCTACTGTTTTTAATAAAAACACACCGCACGTAGAATTAGCTAATGAACTTGAAAAAAGAGGACACGATGTTATTTTAGTAGATTATCAACCAACAAGTGAAATGATGTTAATTGATTTTGCTGAAAAAATAAAAAATAGATTGCCAGAAACTATTTGTTTACACTCATTAAAACTGCAAGAAACAGGTAGTTCTCACGCAGAATGGTTTGCGAGTGATAATGCGCTTTAA
- the pth gene encoding aminoacyl-tRNA hydrolase yields the protein MKKFLIVGLGNIGAKYDETRHNIGFKILDALALSEKITFESQKLGAIATFRFKGRTFILLKPSTYMNLSGKAVKYWMTKENIPLENLLVICDDLNIDFGVIRVKGKGSDGGHNGLKDINKVLQTQQYPRFRFGVGDAFSKGRQIDYVLGTWNKDEDKQLPERIAKSCDLIKSFGTAGLNNTMNTFNGK from the coding sequence ATGAAAAAATTCTTAATTGTTGGCCTAGGAAATATTGGTGCTAAATACGATGAAACTCGCCATAATATTGGATTTAAAATTTTAGATGCGTTAGCATTATCTGAAAAAATTACTTTTGAAAGTCAGAAATTAGGTGCTATTGCTACATTTAGATTTAAAGGAAGAACATTTATTTTATTAAAGCCATCTACCTATATGAATTTGAGTGGAAAAGCAGTAAAATATTGGATGACAAAAGAAAATATTCCTTTAGAAAATTTACTGGTTATTTGCGATGATTTAAATATAGATTTTGGTGTAATTCGCGTAAAAGGAAAAGGAAGTGATGGTGGTCATAACGGACTAAAAGATATAAATAAAGTACTACAAACCCAACAATATCCACGTTTTAGATTTGGTGTTGGTGATGCATTTTCTAAAGGTAGACAAATAGACTATGTTTTAGGTACTTGGAATAAAGACGAAGACAAACAACTTCCAGAACGCATAGCTAAATCTTGCGATTTAATTAAGTCTTTTGGAACTGCTGGCCTAAACAATACAATGAATACTTTTAACGGTAAATAA
- a CDS encoding GNAT family N-acetyltransferase: MHIEKAIQNDLEACYFITKNCAATMIKNGIFQWNEAYPSKDALYRDIELQQLWKLTDNNIIIGIIVLTKIEDIEYKSVKWLTKNKHNLYVHRLAVDPKFQGKGYAQKLMRFSEDYALKKGFHSIRLDTFSQNTRNQKFYKKQGYIKLEEIYFPNQSEFPFYCYEKILNVQRI, from the coding sequence ATGCATATTGAAAAAGCTATACAAAACGATTTAGAAGCTTGTTATTTCATTACAAAAAACTGTGCAGCTACAATGATTAAAAACGGCATTTTTCAATGGAATGAAGCCTATCCTTCAAAAGATGCTTTATACCGCGATATTGAACTTCAACAGCTGTGGAAGTTAACAGATAATAATATAATTATAGGTATAATTGTGCTTACTAAAATTGAAGATATAGAATATAAATCAGTAAAGTGGTTAACAAAAAATAAGCATAATTTGTATGTACATCGCTTAGCTGTAGATCCAAAATTTCAAGGTAAAGGCTATGCGCAAAAATTAATGCGTTTTTCCGAAGATTATGCTTTAAAAAAAGGGTTTCATTCAATTAGATTAGATACATTTAGTCAAAACACTAGAAATCAAAAATTTTATAAAAAACAAGGGTATATTAAATTAGAGGAAATTTATTTTCCAAATCAGAGTGAATTTCCATTTTATTGTTACGAGAAAATTTTAAATGTACAAAGAATCTAA
- a CDS encoding 50S ribosomal protein L25/general stress protein Ctc — protein sequence MKSITISGSKRESVGKVATKALRNAGKVPCVIYGGDKPLHFSADEVSFKNLVYTANVYTAMIELDGTSYHAILQDIQFHPVTDKILHVDFYQLFDDKLVTMNIPVRLVGTSPGVISGGSLRFAMRKLSVRALPANLPDFINADISKLKIGQKLIVSELTNDEYSILHPENTVVVQVRTARSAVMPEDEDEDEDAEGEDGATEEAAEE from the coding sequence ATGAAATCAATAACAATCTCAGGATCTAAAAGAGAAAGCGTAGGTAAAGTAGCTACTAAAGCCTTACGTAATGCTGGAAAGGTTCCTTGCGTAATATACGGAGGGGATAAACCATTACACTTTTCAGCTGACGAAGTATCGTTCAAAAACTTAGTGTACACGGCTAACGTATATACTGCAATGATTGAATTGGATGGAACTAGTTACCATGCAATTTTACAAGATATTCAATTTCACCCTGTAACAGACAAAATTTTACACGTAGACTTTTACCAATTATTTGATGATAAATTGGTAACAATGAATATTCCTGTAAGATTAGTAGGAACTTCTCCTGGTGTAATTAGTGGTGGTTCTTTACGTTTTGCAATGCGTAAATTAAGTGTAAGAGCTTTACCAGCTAATTTACCAGACTTTATTAATGCTGATATTTCTAAATTAAAAATTGGTCAAAAATTAATTGTTTCTGAATTAACAAATGATGAATATTCAATTTTACACCCAGAAAATACAGTAGTTGTTCAAGTTAGAACTGCACGAAGTGCTGTAATGCCTGAAGACGAAGATGAAGATGAAGACGCTGAAGGTGAAGATGGAGCAACTGAAGAAGCTGCTGAAGAATAA
- a CDS encoding excisionase family DNA-binding protein, whose product METKIFQKLEEIKNYLFLQKTVFNFDEACMYCCISKSKMYKHTSTNNIPFYKPEGKLIFFKKEDLDKWLLRNRQSSRDELQREATKYSLTKRR is encoded by the coding sequence ATGGAAACAAAAATTTTCCAAAAACTAGAAGAAATTAAAAATTACTTATTTCTTCAAAAAACAGTATTCAACTTTGATGAAGCTTGTATGTATTGTTGTATTTCAAAAAGTAAAATGTATAAACATACATCTACTAATAATATACCTTTTTACAAACCAGAAGGAAAACTAATATTCTTTAAAAAAGAAGATTTAGACAAGTGGTTATTACGCAATAGACAATCATCTAGAGATGAGTTGCAACGTGAAGCTACAAAATATTCATTAACTAAAAGAAGATAG
- a CDS encoding PD-(D/E)XK nuclease family protein, whose translation MDSFISKVVKDVISKNTTIKNCVFVLPSQRACVFLKKELVDSTVSSTFLPKIISIENYIQELAEVNLIDTTQLLFEFYSIYKENLKQDLIEPFETFSQWATIALHDFNEIDSYLVNSKDLFSNLKDVKKIEYWFQDKTPSKLAVNYLQFFEHLNTLYNSLYKKLKKNKFGYQGLIYREAVANLERYIVNNKDKHVVLIGFNALNKAEEIIFQELLNNKLASIYWDSNPSLFENTNEAGVFLRKYKKEWAYYKTAPFLWIDDTVLEEKNIEFIGAPKNITQIKYAGELLSKLENHKNTALVLADENLLALALNSLPNSVKNINITMGYPLKDIPFSNLFEKLFKLYLNQQKFNKQAQLQFYYKDVLNFLNDPFLNKLHGELLQKIIAKLKSENTIFLSKKMIENCVSTAEKEQLKEVLLLFDLSTDVNTVIKQCSNLTTVLKNYVDGVDKEYLYRFYTVFKQLETLNKSYNHISNLKTLTQFYNQLLSNEKLSFQGEPLKGLQLMGMLETRALDFETIIVTSVNEGVLPGSKNENSFLPFDVKKYFKMPTYQEKDAIFSYHFQHLLQRAKNVYLIYNTETDGYGAGEKSRFLTQLEINNPTIKNTIINPKVQKNEEILLQVEKTPEVIEKLKTVFEKGISPSALATYIYNPISFYEQKVLEIRDDDEVEETIAANTMGSVIHDVLEQLYTPFIGAFVLKENIVQMQQKIETLLIKFFEKHYKKGNIETGKNKLIFEVCKNHINRFLKQELQLVTKGNRLKIIALEAKLNCEIPIEGIDFPINLRGIVDRIDELNGCTRIIDYKTGKVEARQLKMHDFSVISEDYKYTKAMQVMLYSYMYTSNLQTNLAELESGIISFKNLNAGFLKMNFSEKSRGADTLVSEERIQEFMDETKNIIREILNSEIPFIQNQDLPF comes from the coding sequence ATGGATTCTTTTATTTCAAAAGTCGTTAAAGACGTTATAAGTAAAAATACTACAATTAAAAATTGTGTATTTGTATTGCCAAGTCAGCGTGCTTGTGTATTTTTAAAAAAAGAACTTGTAGATAGTACAGTTTCAAGTACATTTTTGCCTAAAATTATTAGTATTGAAAACTATATTCAAGAACTTGCCGAAGTTAATTTAATAGATACAACACAATTACTTTTTGAATTTTATAGTATTTATAAAGAAAATTTAAAGCAAGATTTAATAGAACCCTTTGAAACATTCTCTCAATGGGCAACAATTGCATTGCACGATTTTAATGAGATTGATAGTTATTTAGTAAATTCAAAAGACCTTTTTTCAAATTTAAAAGACGTAAAAAAAATTGAGTATTGGTTTCAAGATAAAACACCAAGTAAATTAGCTGTAAACTACCTTCAGTTTTTTGAACATTTAAATACATTATACAATTCGTTGTATAAAAAATTAAAAAAAAATAAGTTCGGCTATCAAGGTTTAATTTATAGAGAAGCTGTAGCTAATTTAGAACGTTATATAGTAAATAATAAGGATAAGCATGTTGTTCTTATTGGTTTTAATGCGCTAAATAAAGCTGAAGAAATAATATTTCAAGAACTGCTAAATAATAAGTTGGCTTCAATTTATTGGGATTCAAATCCGAGTTTATTCGAAAATACCAATGAAGCTGGTGTTTTTTTAAGAAAATATAAAAAAGAATGGGCTTATTATAAAACAGCGCCTTTTTTATGGATAGATGATACTGTTTTAGAAGAGAAAAACATTGAATTTATTGGAGCTCCCAAAAATATTACTCAAATAAAGTATGCAGGAGAATTATTATCTAAATTAGAAAATCATAAAAATACTGCGTTGGTTTTAGCAGATGAAAATTTATTAGCATTGGCACTAAATTCTTTACCAAACAGTGTTAAAAATATAAATATAACTATGGGATATCCGTTAAAAGACATTCCATTTTCTAATTTATTTGAAAAGCTATTTAAACTTTATTTAAATCAACAAAAATTTAACAAACAAGCACAATTACAGTTTTACTATAAAGACGTCTTAAACTTCTTAAATGACCCGTTTTTAAACAAATTACATGGTGAGCTACTTCAAAAAATAATTGCAAAGCTAAAAAGTGAGAATACTATATTTTTATCAAAAAAAATGATAGAAAATTGTGTTTCTACAGCCGAAAAAGAGCAATTAAAAGAAGTTTTATTATTGTTTGATTTATCTACTGACGTAAATACCGTAATTAAACAATGTAGTAATTTAACTACTGTGCTTAAAAATTATGTAGATGGAGTAGATAAAGAGTATTTATACCGTTTTTACACTGTTTTTAAGCAATTAGAAACCTTAAATAAGTCGTATAATCATATTTCAAATTTAAAAACGCTTACACAGTTTTACAATCAATTATTAAGCAACGAAAAGTTATCTTTTCAAGGAGAACCTTTAAAAGGTTTGCAATTAATGGGAATGTTAGAAACTAGAGCTTTAGATTTTGAAACCATTATTGTTACTTCAGTTAATGAAGGGGTTTTACCGGGTAGCAAAAACGAAAATTCTTTTTTGCCTTTTGATGTGAAAAAGTATTTTAAAATGCCAACTTATCAAGAAAAAGATGCCATTTTCTCGTACCATTTTCAACATTTATTACAACGTGCAAAGAATGTATATTTAATTTATAATACAGAAACTGATGGTTATGGAGCTGGAGAAAAAAGTAGATTTTTAACGCAATTAGAAATTAACAATCCAACAATTAAAAACACAATAATAAATCCGAAAGTTCAAAAAAATGAAGAAATTTTGCTTCAAGTTGAAAAAACGCCAGAAGTAATAGAGAAGTTAAAAACTGTTTTTGAAAAAGGAATTTCACCTTCGGCTTTAGCAACTTATATTTACAACCCAATTAGTTTTTACGAACAAAAAGTATTGGAAATTAGAGATGATGATGAAGTTGAAGAAACCATTGCTGCAAATACTATGGGATCTGTAATTCATGATGTTTTAGAACAATTGTACACACCATTTATAGGTGCTTTTGTTTTGAAGGAAAACATAGTTCAAATGCAACAAAAAATTGAAACCTTGTTAATTAAATTCTTTGAAAAACATTATAAAAAAGGAAATATAGAAACAGGAAAAAATAAATTAATATTTGAAGTTTGTAAAAACCATATCAACCGATTTTTAAAGCAAGAACTACAACTTGTAACTAAAGGTAACCGATTAAAAATTATTGCATTAGAAGCTAAATTAAACTGTGAAATTCCAATTGAAGGAATTGATTTTCCTATAAATTTAAGAGGAATTGTAGATAGAATTGATGAGCTAAATGGTTGTACAAGAATTATAGACTATAAAACAGGAAAAGTAGAAGCAAGGCAATTAAAAATGCACGATTTTAGTGTAATAAGTGAAGACTATAAATACACAAAAGCTATGCAAGTAATGCTATATTCATATATGTACACTTCTAATTTACAAACAAATTTAGCCGAATTAGAAAGTGGTATAATTTCATTTAAAAATTTAAATGCAGGGTTTTTAAAAATGAATTTTTCTGAAAAATCTAGAGGTGCAGATACGCTTGTTTCAGAAGAAAGAATACAAGAGTTTATGGATGAAACTAAAAATATTATTAGAGAAATTTTAAATTCTGAAATACCATTTATTCAAAACCAAGATTTACCATTTTAA
- a CDS encoding alpha/beta hydrolase family protein — protein MITKTNIQVKSTQHNKPILTDVFYKKDNIKKPIVIFCHGYKGFKDWGGWNLAAPEFVNANLFFLKFNFSHNGGTVENPINFPDLEAFGHNNFITELDDLEDIINWIVTNPYYKEEIDPNNITLIGHSRGGGIVTLKASENNRVSKLISWAGVSDFGMRFPKDEKILQHWEKEGVSYIENSRTKQQMPHYFQFYTSFKENEARLTIKNAVQKLIIPHLIIQGKKDEVVPPIEAENLHSWNPKSILFMIDEMNHPLGCSEPYTAPKMPTHLAEVVAKSIEFILTK, from the coding sequence ATGATTACAAAAACAAATATACAAGTTAAAAGTACACAACATAATAAACCAATTTTAACAGATGTATTTTACAAAAAAGATAACATAAAAAAACCAATTGTAATTTTTTGCCACGGCTATAAAGGTTTTAAAGATTGGGGGGGCTGGAATTTAGCAGCTCCTGAATTTGTAAATGCTAATTTATTCTTTCTGAAGTTCAATTTTTCACATAATGGTGGTACTGTAGAAAATCCAATTAATTTTCCAGATTTAGAAGCCTTTGGGCACAATAATTTTATTACCGAATTAGACGATTTAGAAGATATAATAAATTGGATTGTAACAAATCCTTATTATAAAGAAGAGATTGACCCAAACAATATTACGTTAATTGGACATTCTAGAGGTGGAGGTATAGTAACTCTAAAAGCTTCAGAAAATAATAGAGTTTCTAAACTAATTTCTTGGGCAGGAGTTTCCGATTTTGGAATGCGTTTTCCTAAAGATGAAAAAATTCTTCAGCACTGGGAAAAAGAAGGCGTTTCTTATATTGAAAACTCCAGAACAAAGCAACAAATGCCACATTATTTTCAGTTTTATACAAGCTTTAAAGAAAATGAAGCGCGTTTAACAATAAAAAATGCTGTTCAAAAATTAATCATTCCGCATTTAATTATTCAGGGTAAAAAAGATGAAGTTGTTCCACCTATTGAAGCTGAAAATTTACATAGTTGGAATCCGAAAAGCATACTTTTTATGATTGATGAAATGAACCATCCGTTAGGTTGTTCAGAACCTTATACGGCACCTAAAATGCCAACACATTTAGCTGAGGTTGTAGCAAAAAGTATAGAATTTATTTTAACAAAATAA